From the genome of Uranotaenia lowii strain MFRU-FL chromosome 1, ASM2978415v1, whole genome shotgun sequence, one region includes:
- the LOC129754238 gene encoding facilitated trehalose transporter Tret1-like has translation MNPAELNYQPVASFEKHEQEPLNRRMEKEAPPSVSEPGSAMRQFTAGLVVNIASIALGCCLGWTSPMTPVLDRNSTITSPLDVAPTVDEKSWIGSLVALGALIAPFVAGPLAGMIGRRWTLLASSIFFVVSWIMLLTVSSVAVILAARLIQGFGVGFVMTVQPMYIGEIASNEYRGALGSLMQLCIVAGILYVYAIGPYVSYYALQWACLALPIVFAAAFFFMPETPAYLISKGDSTKASESLQWLRGKSSAGVQEELTETTQTVQDALSNKASVMDLFKSRGNLKALIICCGLISFQQLSGINVILFYSQTIFAKTGSSMSPAISTILVGIVQVVASAATPLIVDRLGRKPILLVSAAGMCLAHGTMGLYFYMDHIKSDAVESISWLPIFSLIFFVTVYCIGFGPLPWAVLGEMFPANVKSIAASIVASTCWVLGFLVLQFFSTLDEAVGSHFSFWIFGICCAVAFTFTLLQMMETKGMSLQEIQNKLNS, from the exons ATGAATCCAGCTGAGCTGAACTACCAACCGGTGGCATCTTTTGAAAAGCACGAGCAGGAACCGTTAAACCGAAGAATGGAGAAGGAAGCTCCTCCGAGTGTATCCGAGCCAGGATCCGCCATGCGGCAGTTCACGGCCGGTCTAGTCG tAAATATTGCATCAATCGCATTAGGATGCTGTTTAGGATGGACTTCTCCGATGACGCCCGTGCTAGATAGAAACAGTACAATCACGAGTCCTCTGGACGTAGCACCAACCGTAGACGAGAAATCATGGATCGGTTCCCTAGTGGCTCTTGGCGCCCTTATTG CTCCCTTCGTTGCGGGACCGTTGGCCGGCATGATTGGCCGCAGGTGGACGCTTCTTGCTAGTTCGATATTTTTCGTCGTCAGCTGGATTATGCTGCTAACGGTGAGCAGTGTTGCCGTCATCTTGGCCGCTCGATTGATTCAAGGATTCGGAGTCGGTTTCGTTATGACCGTGCAGCCGATGTACATCGGAGAGATTGCCAGCAATGAGTACCGAGGGGCCCTGGGTTCTCTGATGCAGCTGTGCATTGTGG CTGGAATTCTGTACGTGTATGCGATTGGACCATACGTTAGCTACTACGCCTTGCAGTGGGCCTGTCTGGCATTGCCCATAGTTTTTGCCGCGGCATTTTTCTTCATGCCGGAAACTCCAGCTTACCTGATCTCCAAGGGAGACTCGACGAAGGCCTCGGAATCGCTGCAATGGCTGCGAGGCAAATCGTCCGCCGGGGTTCAGGAAGAACTGACTGAAACCACTCAGACCGTTCAGGATGCCCTCAGCAACAAGGCCAGCGTGATGGATCTGTTCAAAAGTCGTGGCAATTTGAAGGCCCTGATCATCTGCTGCGGGTTGATCTCGTTCCAGCAGCTGTCCGGTATCAACGTTATCCTGTTCTACAGTCAAACTATTTTCGCCAAAACCGGAAGCAGCATGTCACCTGCCATTTCAACAATTCTGGTCGGTATAGTCCAGGTGGTGGCTAGTGCTGCAACGCCTCTGATAGTCGATCGCCTCGGTCGTAAACCAATTCTGTTGGTTTCTGCTGCTGGAATGTGTCTTGCACATGGCACTATGGGTCTGTACTTCTACATGGACCACATCAAGTCGGATGCAGTGGAATCGATCAGCTGGCTGCCTATATTCTCCCTCATCTTCTTCGTGACCGTTTATTGTATTGGCTTTGGCCCGCTCCCGTGGGCTGTACTTGGTGAAATGTTCCCGGCCAATGTCAAATCAATTGCGGCGTCCATCGTCGCATCGACCTGTTGGGTGCTGGGATTCTTGGTGCTACAATTCTTCTCAACTCTGGACGAAGCTGTTGGATCACATTTCTCGTTCTGGATCTTCGGAATTTGCTGTGCTGTTGCCTTCACCTTTACGTTGCTCCAAATGATGGAGACCAAGGGAATGAGCTTGCAggaaattcagaacaaactcaATTCATAA